One window of the Benincasa hispida cultivar B227 chromosome 3, ASM972705v1, whole genome shotgun sequence genome contains the following:
- the LOC120074655 gene encoding uncharacterized protein LOC120074655 isoform X1: protein MIRHSHYNVDRSSIERLPLRAVTGNSKNEKQRNLPTMGSDSTSCSSGVTEEDSFTRELGWRSSKGSFGAPVKKLLADEMLKETEIKKRSPGVIAKLMGLDGMPSTRCAYNRQKCPSEGSSPRCISKEKVGRRGTYFDGQMTRRSSKDQQEFKDVFEVLETSKTGQSRNPDQRTPNFVVTESEMAFIRHKFLDAKRLSTDEKSQDSREFHDALDALESNRDLLLKFLHQPGSLFTRHLHDLQDAGSCSSRGCLPAIESLDNRKCDYPGFRGNPDWGTPPKNSSKSNHNQRGGHSSYSDSSFSAHSTKSSKILERNDELDHLPTRIVVLKPNIGKVQNARNIVYQSHSFQECSDLGELKTVERTNKEFRGKKDSLDKKVVSRRSYKESKEIPNGKTRQMRNEVSTPPMNITCSSFQGYAGDQSSCSLSGNESAEEPVVRTVNIKSSSNLNMGYRQSSSRHKESSISREAKKRLTARWRSSRNSEDKGVGRGSTLADMLAANAKEATLADSYAQITKGFPDKFSNDVQPDKEVEPLGISSNDGWKDECSKLTRSRSLPASSIGFGSPKIMHRSHKQHLISRERKQENNKAVKVNFDQRERLPCQKPTSSFRDSNDMLMQTPGNPISMNTCSLDNSSSKMASTEFEASCSYVDRSPISQSVEDDGDACTMTFPETPDHLELETSEYISRVGNSYVDHQDNVIQEEGASVESPAPLHKSVPALESPASSKEADQPSPVSVLEPAFGDDLSSCSECFESVSADLQGLRMQLQLLKFESEAFTERPMLVSSDEDATELASELPDEEGVLLRTNDSWEFSYLLDILNNAGLNDNAKAGALLATLHTSDCPIDPKMFEQLEEKHSLASSMTRSDRRLLFDRINSGILTIGQQFIDPQPWVRRPSKTKLARKWMMKNELQNKLCKFLDTQIVKNDVVEEESEWQDLGDEIDVIGKEIEMLMLNELLAEVVTM, encoded by the exons ATGATTCGCCACAGCCACTACAACGTTGATCGGAGCTCCATTGAACGGTTGCCACTACGAGCAG TTACAGGAAATAGTAAGAATGAGAAACAGAGAAACTTACCAACGATGGGCTCTGATTCCACTTCGTGCAGTAGTGGTGTTACAGAAGAAGACTCG TTCACTCGTGAGCTGGGGTGGCGATCTTCTAAAGGCTCTTTTGGAGCTCCAGTGAAGAAATTATTAGCAGATGAAATGTTGAAAGAAACTGAAATAAAAAAGAGGTCACCTGGCGTTATTGCCAAATTGATGGGGCTTGATGGCATGCCTTCTACGAGGTGTGCTTATAATCGACAAAAATGTCCATCAGAGGGCTCTTCACCGAGGTGTATATCAAAGGAGAAGGTGGGAAGGAGGGGCACATATTTTGATGGTCAAATGACTCGGAGAAGCTCAAAGGATCAACAAGAATTTAAGGACGTCTTTGAGGTTTTGGAAACGTCAAAGACAGGGCAGAGTAGAAACCCAGATCAACGAACCCCAAATTTTGTGGTGACTGAATCAGAAATGGCATTCATTCGGCACAAGTTCTTGGATGCTAAGCGTTTATCAACTGATGAGAAGTCGCAAGATTCAAGGGAATTTCATGATGCACTTGATGCATTAGAGTCAAACCGAGATCTTCTACTGAAATTTCTACATCAACCAGGATCATTGTTCACTAGGCATCTGCATGATTTGCAAGATGCCGGCTCCTGTTCTAGTCGGGGTTGCTTACCTGCTATTGAATCATTGGACAACAGGAAGTGTGACTACCCTGGGTTTCGGGGCAACCCAGATTGGGGAACACCTCCAAAGAATAGTAGTAAATCAAATCACAATCAACGGGGTGGACATTCCAGCTACTCAGATAGTTCATTTTCCGCTCATTCTACAAAGTCTTCtaaaattttggaaagaaaTGATGAACTAGACCATCTTCCCACAAGAATTGTTGTTCTCAAACCCAATATTGGCAAAGTGCAAAATGCTAGAAATATTGTTTACCAATCTCATTCCTTTCAAGAATGTTCAGATCTTGGTGAGTTAAAAACTGTTGAAAGGACAAACAAGGAATTTAGGGGGAAAAAGGACTCTCTAGATAAGAAAGTTGTATCTAGGCGTAGTTACAAAGAATCTAAAGAGATTCCTAATGGGAAAACCAGGCAGATGAGAAATGAAGTTAGTACGCCCCCAATGAATATAACATGCTCCAGTTTCCAAGGATATGCTGGGGACCAGAGTTCTTGCAGCTTGTCCGGAAATGAATCTGCAGAAGAACCAGTGGTGAGGACTGTGAATATAAAAAGTTCGTCCAACTTGAATATGGGATATCGGCAATCATCTTCACGTCATAAAGAATCATCCATCAGTAGGGAGGCAAAGAAACGACTCACTGCTAGGTGGAGATCCTCTCGGAACTCTGAGGATAAGGGAGTTGGTAGAGGCAGCACCCTGGCGGACATGCTAGCTGCCAATGCTAAGGAAGCTACACTTGCAGATTCGTATGCACAAATTACAAAGGGGTTCCCAGATAAATTCTCTAATGATGTGCAACCTGATAAGGAGGTTGAACCTTTAGGCATAAGTAGCAATGATGGCTGGAAAGATGAATGTAGCAAATTAACCAGGTCGAGATCTCTTCCTGCTTCATCAATTGGCTTTGGAAGCCCTAAAATAATGCACCGATCTCACAAGCAGCATCTAATCTCAAGAGAGCGTAAACAGGAAAATAATAAGGCTGTGAAAGTTAATTTTGATCAGAGGGAACGGCTACCATGCCAAAAACCGACATCCTCATTCAGGGACAGCAATGACATGCTAATGCAAACCCCAGGAAACCCGATTAGCATGAACACTTGCTCTCTTGACAATAGTTCATCTAAAATGGCTTCTACAGAGTTTGAGGCCTCCTGTTCCTATGTGGATAGAAGTCCAATTTCTCAAAGTGTTGAGGATGATGGAGATGCCTGCACAATGACGTTTCCTGAAACACCTGATCATTTGGAGTTGGAGACGTCGGAGTACATATCAAGAGTTGGAAATTCTTATGTTGACCACCAAGACAATGTAATACAAGAG GAAGGGGCATCTGTAGAAAGTCCAGCGCCTTTGCACAAATCTGTACCTGCGCTTGAATCTCCTGCTAGCTCGAAGGAGGCTGATCAACCAAGTCCAGTTTCAGTTCTGGAACCTGCTTTTGGTGATGATCTCTCCTCATGTTCTGAATGTTTTGAGAGTGTCAGTGCAGACCTCCAAG GCCTTCGAATGCAGCTTCAGCTACTCAAGTTTGAATCCGAAGCATTCACTGAGCGACCAATGCTCGTATCCAGCGACGAAGATGCAACAGAATTAGCTTCTGAACTACCGGATGAGGAGGGGGTTCTGCTCAGAACAAATGATAGCTGGGAATtctcttatttacttgacatcTTGAACAATGCAGGCCTTAATGATAATGCCAAAGCAGGTGCCTTATTAGCAACCCTGCACACCTCCGATTGCCCCATCGATCCAAAGATGTTTGAGCAGCTTGAAGAAAAGCACAGCTTAGCTTCCTCAATGACACGGTCCGATCGGAGACTGCTTTTCGACCGCATAAACTCTGGAATCTTGACGATCGGGCAACAGTTCATCGACCCCCAGCCATGGGTGAGAAGGCCTTCAAAAACAAAGCTTGCCAGGAAGTGGATGATGAAGAATGAGCTCCAAAACAAACTCTGTAAGTTTCTTGACACCCAAATAGTTAAAAATGATGTAGTAGAGGAGGAGTCAGAATGGCAGGATTTAGGAGATGAAATTGATGTGATAGGTAAGGAAATTGAAATGTTGATGTTAAATGAGCTTTTAGCTGAAGTAGTCACAATGTGA
- the LOC120074655 gene encoding uncharacterized protein LOC120074655 isoform X2, producing MIRHSHYNVDRSSIERLPLRAGNSKNEKQRNLPTMGSDSTSCSSGVTEEDSFTRELGWRSSKGSFGAPVKKLLADEMLKETEIKKRSPGVIAKLMGLDGMPSTRCAYNRQKCPSEGSSPRCISKEKVGRRGTYFDGQMTRRSSKDQQEFKDVFEVLETSKTGQSRNPDQRTPNFVVTESEMAFIRHKFLDAKRLSTDEKSQDSREFHDALDALESNRDLLLKFLHQPGSLFTRHLHDLQDAGSCSSRGCLPAIESLDNRKCDYPGFRGNPDWGTPPKNSSKSNHNQRGGHSSYSDSSFSAHSTKSSKILERNDELDHLPTRIVVLKPNIGKVQNARNIVYQSHSFQECSDLGELKTVERTNKEFRGKKDSLDKKVVSRRSYKESKEIPNGKTRQMRNEVSTPPMNITCSSFQGYAGDQSSCSLSGNESAEEPVVRTVNIKSSSNLNMGYRQSSSRHKESSISREAKKRLTARWRSSRNSEDKGVGRGSTLADMLAANAKEATLADSYAQITKGFPDKFSNDVQPDKEVEPLGISSNDGWKDECSKLTRSRSLPASSIGFGSPKIMHRSHKQHLISRERKQENNKAVKVNFDQRERLPCQKPTSSFRDSNDMLMQTPGNPISMNTCSLDNSSSKMASTEFEASCSYVDRSPISQSVEDDGDACTMTFPETPDHLELETSEYISRVGNSYVDHQDNVIQEEGASVESPAPLHKSVPALESPASSKEADQPSPVSVLEPAFGDDLSSCSECFESVSADLQGLRMQLQLLKFESEAFTERPMLVSSDEDATELASELPDEEGVLLRTNDSWEFSYLLDILNNAGLNDNAKAGALLATLHTSDCPIDPKMFEQLEEKHSLASSMTRSDRRLLFDRINSGILTIGQQFIDPQPWVRRPSKTKLARKWMMKNELQNKLCKFLDTQIVKNDVVEEESEWQDLGDEIDVIGKEIEMLMLNELLAEVVTM from the exons ATGATTCGCCACAGCCACTACAACGTTGATCGGAGCTCCATTGAACGGTTGCCACTACGAGCAG GAAATAGTAAGAATGAGAAACAGAGAAACTTACCAACGATGGGCTCTGATTCCACTTCGTGCAGTAGTGGTGTTACAGAAGAAGACTCG TTCACTCGTGAGCTGGGGTGGCGATCTTCTAAAGGCTCTTTTGGAGCTCCAGTGAAGAAATTATTAGCAGATGAAATGTTGAAAGAAACTGAAATAAAAAAGAGGTCACCTGGCGTTATTGCCAAATTGATGGGGCTTGATGGCATGCCTTCTACGAGGTGTGCTTATAATCGACAAAAATGTCCATCAGAGGGCTCTTCACCGAGGTGTATATCAAAGGAGAAGGTGGGAAGGAGGGGCACATATTTTGATGGTCAAATGACTCGGAGAAGCTCAAAGGATCAACAAGAATTTAAGGACGTCTTTGAGGTTTTGGAAACGTCAAAGACAGGGCAGAGTAGAAACCCAGATCAACGAACCCCAAATTTTGTGGTGACTGAATCAGAAATGGCATTCATTCGGCACAAGTTCTTGGATGCTAAGCGTTTATCAACTGATGAGAAGTCGCAAGATTCAAGGGAATTTCATGATGCACTTGATGCATTAGAGTCAAACCGAGATCTTCTACTGAAATTTCTACATCAACCAGGATCATTGTTCACTAGGCATCTGCATGATTTGCAAGATGCCGGCTCCTGTTCTAGTCGGGGTTGCTTACCTGCTATTGAATCATTGGACAACAGGAAGTGTGACTACCCTGGGTTTCGGGGCAACCCAGATTGGGGAACACCTCCAAAGAATAGTAGTAAATCAAATCACAATCAACGGGGTGGACATTCCAGCTACTCAGATAGTTCATTTTCCGCTCATTCTACAAAGTCTTCtaaaattttggaaagaaaTGATGAACTAGACCATCTTCCCACAAGAATTGTTGTTCTCAAACCCAATATTGGCAAAGTGCAAAATGCTAGAAATATTGTTTACCAATCTCATTCCTTTCAAGAATGTTCAGATCTTGGTGAGTTAAAAACTGTTGAAAGGACAAACAAGGAATTTAGGGGGAAAAAGGACTCTCTAGATAAGAAAGTTGTATCTAGGCGTAGTTACAAAGAATCTAAAGAGATTCCTAATGGGAAAACCAGGCAGATGAGAAATGAAGTTAGTACGCCCCCAATGAATATAACATGCTCCAGTTTCCAAGGATATGCTGGGGACCAGAGTTCTTGCAGCTTGTCCGGAAATGAATCTGCAGAAGAACCAGTGGTGAGGACTGTGAATATAAAAAGTTCGTCCAACTTGAATATGGGATATCGGCAATCATCTTCACGTCATAAAGAATCATCCATCAGTAGGGAGGCAAAGAAACGACTCACTGCTAGGTGGAGATCCTCTCGGAACTCTGAGGATAAGGGAGTTGGTAGAGGCAGCACCCTGGCGGACATGCTAGCTGCCAATGCTAAGGAAGCTACACTTGCAGATTCGTATGCACAAATTACAAAGGGGTTCCCAGATAAATTCTCTAATGATGTGCAACCTGATAAGGAGGTTGAACCTTTAGGCATAAGTAGCAATGATGGCTGGAAAGATGAATGTAGCAAATTAACCAGGTCGAGATCTCTTCCTGCTTCATCAATTGGCTTTGGAAGCCCTAAAATAATGCACCGATCTCACAAGCAGCATCTAATCTCAAGAGAGCGTAAACAGGAAAATAATAAGGCTGTGAAAGTTAATTTTGATCAGAGGGAACGGCTACCATGCCAAAAACCGACATCCTCATTCAGGGACAGCAATGACATGCTAATGCAAACCCCAGGAAACCCGATTAGCATGAACACTTGCTCTCTTGACAATAGTTCATCTAAAATGGCTTCTACAGAGTTTGAGGCCTCCTGTTCCTATGTGGATAGAAGTCCAATTTCTCAAAGTGTTGAGGATGATGGAGATGCCTGCACAATGACGTTTCCTGAAACACCTGATCATTTGGAGTTGGAGACGTCGGAGTACATATCAAGAGTTGGAAATTCTTATGTTGACCACCAAGACAATGTAATACAAGAG GAAGGGGCATCTGTAGAAAGTCCAGCGCCTTTGCACAAATCTGTACCTGCGCTTGAATCTCCTGCTAGCTCGAAGGAGGCTGATCAACCAAGTCCAGTTTCAGTTCTGGAACCTGCTTTTGGTGATGATCTCTCCTCATGTTCTGAATGTTTTGAGAGTGTCAGTGCAGACCTCCAAG GCCTTCGAATGCAGCTTCAGCTACTCAAGTTTGAATCCGAAGCATTCACTGAGCGACCAATGCTCGTATCCAGCGACGAAGATGCAACAGAATTAGCTTCTGAACTACCGGATGAGGAGGGGGTTCTGCTCAGAACAAATGATAGCTGGGAATtctcttatttacttgacatcTTGAACAATGCAGGCCTTAATGATAATGCCAAAGCAGGTGCCTTATTAGCAACCCTGCACACCTCCGATTGCCCCATCGATCCAAAGATGTTTGAGCAGCTTGAAGAAAAGCACAGCTTAGCTTCCTCAATGACACGGTCCGATCGGAGACTGCTTTTCGACCGCATAAACTCTGGAATCTTGACGATCGGGCAACAGTTCATCGACCCCCAGCCATGGGTGAGAAGGCCTTCAAAAACAAAGCTTGCCAGGAAGTGGATGATGAAGAATGAGCTCCAAAACAAACTCTGTAAGTTTCTTGACACCCAAATAGTTAAAAATGATGTAGTAGAGGAGGAGTCAGAATGGCAGGATTTAGGAGATGAAATTGATGTGATAGGTAAGGAAATTGAAATGTTGATGTTAAATGAGCTTTTAGCTGAAGTAGTCACAATGTGA
- the LOC120074655 gene encoding uncharacterized protein LOC120074655 isoform X3 — MGSDSTSCSSGVTEEDSFTRELGWRSSKGSFGAPVKKLLADEMLKETEIKKRSPGVIAKLMGLDGMPSTRCAYNRQKCPSEGSSPRCISKEKVGRRGTYFDGQMTRRSSKDQQEFKDVFEVLETSKTGQSRNPDQRTPNFVVTESEMAFIRHKFLDAKRLSTDEKSQDSREFHDALDALESNRDLLLKFLHQPGSLFTRHLHDLQDAGSCSSRGCLPAIESLDNRKCDYPGFRGNPDWGTPPKNSSKSNHNQRGGHSSYSDSSFSAHSTKSSKILERNDELDHLPTRIVVLKPNIGKVQNARNIVYQSHSFQECSDLGELKTVERTNKEFRGKKDSLDKKVVSRRSYKESKEIPNGKTRQMRNEVSTPPMNITCSSFQGYAGDQSSCSLSGNESAEEPVVRTVNIKSSSNLNMGYRQSSSRHKESSISREAKKRLTARWRSSRNSEDKGVGRGSTLADMLAANAKEATLADSYAQITKGFPDKFSNDVQPDKEVEPLGISSNDGWKDECSKLTRSRSLPASSIGFGSPKIMHRSHKQHLISRERKQENNKAVKVNFDQRERLPCQKPTSSFRDSNDMLMQTPGNPISMNTCSLDNSSSKMASTEFEASCSYVDRSPISQSVEDDGDACTMTFPETPDHLELETSEYISRVGNSYVDHQDNVIQEEGASVESPAPLHKSVPALESPASSKEADQPSPVSVLEPAFGDDLSSCSECFESVSADLQGLRMQLQLLKFESEAFTERPMLVSSDEDATELASELPDEEGVLLRTNDSWEFSYLLDILNNAGLNDNAKAGALLATLHTSDCPIDPKMFEQLEEKHSLASSMTRSDRRLLFDRINSGILTIGQQFIDPQPWVRRPSKTKLARKWMMKNELQNKLCKFLDTQIVKNDVVEEESEWQDLGDEIDVIGKEIEMLMLNELLAEVVTM; from the exons ATGGGCTCTGATTCCACTTCGTGCAGTAGTGGTGTTACAGAAGAAGACTCG TTCACTCGTGAGCTGGGGTGGCGATCTTCTAAAGGCTCTTTTGGAGCTCCAGTGAAGAAATTATTAGCAGATGAAATGTTGAAAGAAACTGAAATAAAAAAGAGGTCACCTGGCGTTATTGCCAAATTGATGGGGCTTGATGGCATGCCTTCTACGAGGTGTGCTTATAATCGACAAAAATGTCCATCAGAGGGCTCTTCACCGAGGTGTATATCAAAGGAGAAGGTGGGAAGGAGGGGCACATATTTTGATGGTCAAATGACTCGGAGAAGCTCAAAGGATCAACAAGAATTTAAGGACGTCTTTGAGGTTTTGGAAACGTCAAAGACAGGGCAGAGTAGAAACCCAGATCAACGAACCCCAAATTTTGTGGTGACTGAATCAGAAATGGCATTCATTCGGCACAAGTTCTTGGATGCTAAGCGTTTATCAACTGATGAGAAGTCGCAAGATTCAAGGGAATTTCATGATGCACTTGATGCATTAGAGTCAAACCGAGATCTTCTACTGAAATTTCTACATCAACCAGGATCATTGTTCACTAGGCATCTGCATGATTTGCAAGATGCCGGCTCCTGTTCTAGTCGGGGTTGCTTACCTGCTATTGAATCATTGGACAACAGGAAGTGTGACTACCCTGGGTTTCGGGGCAACCCAGATTGGGGAACACCTCCAAAGAATAGTAGTAAATCAAATCACAATCAACGGGGTGGACATTCCAGCTACTCAGATAGTTCATTTTCCGCTCATTCTACAAAGTCTTCtaaaattttggaaagaaaTGATGAACTAGACCATCTTCCCACAAGAATTGTTGTTCTCAAACCCAATATTGGCAAAGTGCAAAATGCTAGAAATATTGTTTACCAATCTCATTCCTTTCAAGAATGTTCAGATCTTGGTGAGTTAAAAACTGTTGAAAGGACAAACAAGGAATTTAGGGGGAAAAAGGACTCTCTAGATAAGAAAGTTGTATCTAGGCGTAGTTACAAAGAATCTAAAGAGATTCCTAATGGGAAAACCAGGCAGATGAGAAATGAAGTTAGTACGCCCCCAATGAATATAACATGCTCCAGTTTCCAAGGATATGCTGGGGACCAGAGTTCTTGCAGCTTGTCCGGAAATGAATCTGCAGAAGAACCAGTGGTGAGGACTGTGAATATAAAAAGTTCGTCCAACTTGAATATGGGATATCGGCAATCATCTTCACGTCATAAAGAATCATCCATCAGTAGGGAGGCAAAGAAACGACTCACTGCTAGGTGGAGATCCTCTCGGAACTCTGAGGATAAGGGAGTTGGTAGAGGCAGCACCCTGGCGGACATGCTAGCTGCCAATGCTAAGGAAGCTACACTTGCAGATTCGTATGCACAAATTACAAAGGGGTTCCCAGATAAATTCTCTAATGATGTGCAACCTGATAAGGAGGTTGAACCTTTAGGCATAAGTAGCAATGATGGCTGGAAAGATGAATGTAGCAAATTAACCAGGTCGAGATCTCTTCCTGCTTCATCAATTGGCTTTGGAAGCCCTAAAATAATGCACCGATCTCACAAGCAGCATCTAATCTCAAGAGAGCGTAAACAGGAAAATAATAAGGCTGTGAAAGTTAATTTTGATCAGAGGGAACGGCTACCATGCCAAAAACCGACATCCTCATTCAGGGACAGCAATGACATGCTAATGCAAACCCCAGGAAACCCGATTAGCATGAACACTTGCTCTCTTGACAATAGTTCATCTAAAATGGCTTCTACAGAGTTTGAGGCCTCCTGTTCCTATGTGGATAGAAGTCCAATTTCTCAAAGTGTTGAGGATGATGGAGATGCCTGCACAATGACGTTTCCTGAAACACCTGATCATTTGGAGTTGGAGACGTCGGAGTACATATCAAGAGTTGGAAATTCTTATGTTGACCACCAAGACAATGTAATACAAGAG GAAGGGGCATCTGTAGAAAGTCCAGCGCCTTTGCACAAATCTGTACCTGCGCTTGAATCTCCTGCTAGCTCGAAGGAGGCTGATCAACCAAGTCCAGTTTCAGTTCTGGAACCTGCTTTTGGTGATGATCTCTCCTCATGTTCTGAATGTTTTGAGAGTGTCAGTGCAGACCTCCAAG GCCTTCGAATGCAGCTTCAGCTACTCAAGTTTGAATCCGAAGCATTCACTGAGCGACCAATGCTCGTATCCAGCGACGAAGATGCAACAGAATTAGCTTCTGAACTACCGGATGAGGAGGGGGTTCTGCTCAGAACAAATGATAGCTGGGAATtctcttatttacttgacatcTTGAACAATGCAGGCCTTAATGATAATGCCAAAGCAGGTGCCTTATTAGCAACCCTGCACACCTCCGATTGCCCCATCGATCCAAAGATGTTTGAGCAGCTTGAAGAAAAGCACAGCTTAGCTTCCTCAATGACACGGTCCGATCGGAGACTGCTTTTCGACCGCATAAACTCTGGAATCTTGACGATCGGGCAACAGTTCATCGACCCCCAGCCATGGGTGAGAAGGCCTTCAAAAACAAAGCTTGCCAGGAAGTGGATGATGAAGAATGAGCTCCAAAACAAACTCTGTAAGTTTCTTGACACCCAAATAGTTAAAAATGATGTAGTAGAGGAGGAGTCAGAATGGCAGGATTTAGGAGATGAAATTGATGTGATAGGTAAGGAAATTGAAATGTTGATGTTAAATGAGCTTTTAGCTGAAGTAGTCACAATGTGA